One region of Eupeodes corollae chromosome 1, idEupCoro1.1, whole genome shotgun sequence genomic DNA includes:
- the LOC129944316 gene encoding uncharacterized protein LOC129944316 — protein sequence MHELLMNQQRNNIIADHLSKLIGNSYHLQPHFGGLWDAGVKSVKRHIKCVIGEHILTHEEMYTLLNQIECLLNSQMWQTSDFEPIALAPSRVMIGEAYSTIPKPDLNFSNISISYNWHLLQTLMQGFWKQWHKEYVTSLQNRPKWQMIRRDIQENDMVLLEEPNLPPSKWMRGRDILLHPGNNDRCRVVTVRTNNGPVAVF from the coding sequence ATGCATGAGCTGTTGATGAATCAACAGCGAAATAACATTATCGCAGATCATCTGTCCAAATTGATTGGAAATTCATACCACCTTCAACCCCATTTTGGTGGACTATGGGACGCGGGTGTGAAATCCGTAAAGCGGCATATCAAATGTGTTATCGGCGAACATATACTTACACATGAAGAGATGTATACTCTCCTCAATCAAATCGAATGTTTGCTCAATTCGCAAATGTGGCAGACATCTGATTTTGAACCAATCGCACTTGCTCCGTCTCGTGTTATGATCGGAGAAGCATATTCTACAATTCCTAAACCtgatttaaacttttcaaatatttcgatAAGTTATAATTGGCATCTCTTACAGACTCTCATGCAAGGATTCTGGAAGCAGTGGCATAAGGAGTATGTAACATCCTTACAAAATCGACCCAAATGGCAGATGATTAGACGAGACATTCAAGAAAATGATATGGTGCTGCTGGAAGAACCGAATCTTCCACCATCGAAATGGATGCGGGGAAGAGATATACTTCTTCACCCTGGGAATAATGACAGATGTCGTGTCGTCACAGTCCGCACCAACAATGGCCCCGTTGCCGTTTTCTGA
- the LOC129944308 gene encoding uncharacterized protein LOC129944308 yields MVNLPFKSDFNPRFGNSFRVAFNRLQSMEKRFLHDSELKTQYVRFLNEYISLGHMEEISSKEINNLAINSYYLPHHAVFKADSSTTKVRVVFDGSAKSSSDSNSLNEYLFVGPDIQRYIFTICLRSRHHTYTMSADIEKMYRQIWISPNHTNFQGVLWREKPESSIKQYRLLTVTYGTSAASFLAKRALKQLTLDSAKTHPRVSSIIFSDL; encoded by the coding sequence ATGGTTAATTTGCCATTCAAATCTGATTTCAATCCAAGATTTGGAAATTCCTTCCGGGTCGCATTCAATCGTCTTCAATCAATGGAAAAAAGATTTCTACATGATTCTGAGCTAAAAACACAATATGTTCGTTTCTTAAATGAATACATTTCGTTGGGTCATATGGAAGAAATATCCtccaaagaaataaataatttggccATCAACTCCTACTATCTACCCCACCACGCTGTATTCAAGGCTGATAGTAGTACCACGAAGGTGAGGGTAGTATTTGATGGCTCGGCAAAATCGTCAAGTGAttcaaattctttaaatgaATACCTTTTCGTTGGTCCTGATATCCAACGTTACATCTTTACAATATGTCTACGTTCTCGTCACCACACTTATACAATGTCTGCAGACATAGAAAAGATGTACCGGCAAATCTGGATCTCGCCAAACCACACAAACTTTCAAGGGGTTCTATGGCGGGAAAAACCTGAATcttcaataaaacaatatagGCTTTTAACCGTAACGTACGGCACTTCAGCTGCTTCATTTTTAGCAAAACGCGCGCTTAAGCAATTGACCTTAGACTCAGCTAAAACACATCCTCGAGTGTCTTCAATAATCTTCAGTGACTTGTAG